In the genome of Aequorivita sp. H23M31, the window CACTGTTTGTATCAACCATGGCAAAGATTGGAATGTTCAATTTCAATGCTTCAGCAACAGCAATGTGCTCACGGGTTGTGTCAACGATGAAAAGTGCAGCTGGAAGGCGGCTCATATCGGAAATAGAACCTAGGTTTTTCTCCAATTTTGCACGAAGACGATCTACTGCCAAACGCTCTTTCTTTGAAAGTGTGTTGAAAGTACCATCTTGCTTCATTCTGTCAATGGATGACATCTTTTTAACCGCTTTCCGGATAGTTACAAAGTTTGTAAGCATCCCGCCGGGCCATCTTTCTGTGATGTAAGGCATATTTGCAGCTTTTGCTTTTTCAGCAACAATGTCTTTTGCTTGTTTTTTAGTTGCAACGAAAAGAATCTTGCGACCACTAGCAGCTATTTTCTTAAGAGCCTCATTGGCCTCTTCGATCTTAGCAGCAGTTTTGTAAAGGTTGATAATGTGGATCCCGTTGCGCTCCATATAGATGTAAGGCGCCATATTTGGGTTCCATTTGCGGGTTAGGTGGCCAAAGTGCACACCAGCGTCAAGTAAGTTTTTAACTTCTACTTTGTTTGCCATTTTTGTTTTAGTTTACGTTCTGTGAAAGGATAGCAACCCCCGCCGTGGCGGATTTGGTTTAGATGCTAAACTAACCTCCCGAAGCAAGTTCGGGATAACAGCTTTTTGATTAATAATAAATATGAACTTAACAACCTAAATTGGGTATCCCGAAGAGATACCCAATCAAGTTGGGTAATATTAACGTTTAGAGAACTGGAATTTCTTACGGGCTTTTTTCTGACCGAATTTCTTACGTTCTACCATTCTTGGGTCTCTAGTCAACAAACCTTCTGGTTTTAAGATACCTCTGTTTTCGTCATTAAGCGTACACATAGCACGTGAAATGGCAAGACGAATGGCTTCTGCCTGTCCAGTGATTCCTCCACCAAATACATTTACAGAAATGTCGAAAGTTTTTTCGTTATCCGTAAGTGTCAATGGCTGTTTTACCTTATACTGAAGCGTTCCTGTTGGGAAGTAGTTTTCCAACTCGCGCTTATTGATTGTAATGGTCCCGTTTCCTTCTTTAAGGTAAACACGTGCAACCGCAGTTTTTCTTCTGCCTATTTTGTGAATTGTCTCCATTATTTACCGTAGTTAAGTTTAATAGTTCTTGGCTTTTGCGCTTCTTGGCCGTGATTGGCATCCGCATAAACCTTTAAATTTCTGAACAATTCTGCTCCCAATTTATTTTTGGGAAGCATTCCTTTTACAGCCTTTTCAATAAGCCTTGCAGGGTCTTTTTTGTACATCTCTGCAGCGGTAAGGCTACGTTGTCCACCAGGATAGCCTGTGTGGCGGATGTAGGTTTTGTCATCCCACTTGTTTCCAGAAAGATCTACTTTACCAGCGTTTATAACGATAACGTTGTCCCCGCAATCTACGTGTGGAGTAAAACTAGGCTTGTGCTTACCGCGCAGTAATACTGCAACTTCGGCAGCAAGACGACCCAATGCCTGGCCGTCCGCATCTACCACCAACCATTCTTTTACAACGGTGTTTTTGTTGGCAGATACTGTTTTGTAACTTAATGTATCCATTTAGTTTTTGTCAATTGTTAATAAATCATTGTTTTCTCACCCTCAAACAAATAGAATTTTGTCTAAGAGGGGTGCAAATGTAGTGTTATTTATTTGAAAAGCAAGGGGTGACAATTAAATTTTCTTTTAGAAAAGACTTAAGACCGCTGCGCTGAAAGACGAAAGATATAAGACTAGAATAATTCTGAATTCTGAATTCTGAATTCAGAATTCAGAATTGGATCAACAGCTATGTCAGGTATTTTCGTTTATTGTTCTTATAACTCCCCCATCATAATGAAAATTTTCACTCCTCCTCCTTCGGATAAGTTTCGATTTGGTTTTCGATTTCGTTTTCGTTTTCCCTTCTTATTCCAAGGTTAAAACCAAATCTCCCTTCATAACCATTGTTCCCGGTTTTAAGGTTACGGATTTTACCGTTCCCGATTTATTTGCGGTTATTGTGGTCTCCATTTTCATGGCTTCAATGATGAACAAGGAATCATTTTTATGGATTTTCTGTCCTTTTTTTACCAATACCTTATATAAACTTCCCTGCAAAGGTGCGCCATATTGATTGCTGTCGTTTTCGTCTGCTCGTACATTTACTTCTTTTTGTACGAGTATGGATTTATCCTTAATCTCTACGAACCGGTTTTCACCATTTACTGAAAAGAAGACAATTCTTATTCCGTTTTCATTTGGAATACCTATAGATAGAAGTTTTACCAATATGGATTTTCCAGGTTCCAGCTCGATTGTTGCCTCTTCCTGTGGTTTCATTCCATAAAAGAAATTTTCCGTGGAAAGAATTGCAGTATTTCCATATAGCTTATACTTTTCGTGGGCGTCTTCAAATACGCGTGGATATAAACTGTAGGAAAGGAAATCCTCAAACTCAAGGGATCTCGAAAAGTTTTTTTGAAACTTTTTATTGAAAGCACTTACTTCCGCATCAAAATCTATGGGTTCTAAATGTGCATTTGGCCTGTCGGTATAGGGAGGAATGTTTTTTAGGATTATTTTTTGAAGTTCTTCGGGGAAACCGCACAAAGGTTGACCAAGGTCCCCTTTAAAGAAGCTGATTACCGATTCTGGAAATGATAGCGATTCGCCACGCTGCATAATATCTTCTGGTTGCAAATTGTTGGTTACCATAAAGATGGCCATGTCTCCAACTACTTTTGAACTTGGAGTAACCTTTATCAGATTTCCAAACATTTCGTTTACGAGACCATACATTTTCTTGACCTCATCAAACCGATCGCCTAGACCTAAAGCTTCAGATTGCGGACGAAGGTTGGAATATTGACCGCCGGGAATCTCGTGCTGGTACACTTCCGCGGTACCGGATTTTAAACCTGATTCAAACGGATAATACTTTTCGCGTACATCTTCCCAATAGTTTGAAAACTCATTCAATTTGGTAATGTTGAATTCGTGTTCGCGCTCGTGGTTTCGCATCATTTCAACTATGGAATTGAAATTGGGCTGCGAAGTAAGTCCGGACATTCCTCCCAAAGCAACATCAACAACATCAACGCCCGCTTCAATAGCCTTTAAATAAGTTGCGGATTGAATTGAAGAAGTATCGTGGGTATGTAAATGAACAGGGATATTTAGAGTGTCTTTTAATGCAGAAACAAGTTCGCCAGCCGCATAAGGTTTTAGCAATCCTGCCATATCTTTTATACAAATAATATGAGCTCCTGCATTTTCCAAGTCCTTTGCAAGCTGAGTGTAGTACTTTAAAGTGTATTTCGTTTCTTTAGGATCGAGAATATCGCCTGTATAACTTATGGCGGCTTCCGCCAATCCTCCAGTTTTGTTGCGCACATAGTTAATGCTGGGTTCCATTGCTTTTACCCAGTTTAACGAATCGAATATCCGGAAAATATCAATTCCGTTTTCCCACGATTTCTCTACAAACTTTTCAATAAGATTATCCGGATAGGCTTTATAGCCAACTGCATTGGAACCTCTAAGAAGCATTTGAAAAAGAATGTTCGGAATTCTTTCACGAAGTTCACGAAGCCGCGTCCACGGACTTTCATTTAAAAAACGAAGACAGACATCAAAAGTTGCTCCGCCCCACATTTCAATACTAAATGTGTTTGGATGGTTTTTAGCGAAACTTTCTGCCACTTCAATCATATCATACGTTCGCATTCTTGTAGCCAACAATGACTGGTGGGCATCGCGAATAGTCGTATCGGTATAATGAATTTTTCTTTCATTTAATAACCACTGACTGAATTTCTCTGGTCCCAATTCCGTCAATAAATCCTTGGTGCCTTTTGGGTAGGCTGCAGAAGAATCGAATTTTGGAATTTTCGGAGTTCTAAAAACTTTATTCTTGTCGTATTTTTTAACGTCTGGATTTCCGTTGACAATAACTTCCCCTAGATAATTAACCACTTTGGAAGTTCGATCTTGTGGCAGTTTTATTTCGAACAAAGAAGGAGTATTGGCAATAAAATTAACCGTAGCCTTTCCTTCAATAAAAGTTTTATGTTGAATTACATTTTGAAGAAAATGAATATTCGTTTTAACTCCCCGAATTCGGAATTCTCTAAGGGCGCGCGTCATCTTACGAACCGCACCGTCCAAAGTACGGCCACTTGCAGAAACCTTTACCAACATGGAATCGAAAAATGGACTTACACTGTAGGATTGATATATGCTTCCCGCATCCAGCCTAATACCCATTCCCGAAGCACTTCGATACGTTGTTATGGTGCCGTAATCGGGAGTGAAATTGTTTTCCGGATCTTCCGTGGTCAAGCGACATTGCATGGCAAATCCGTGGGTAAATATACTATCCTGATCGTATATTTTTATTTGTTTATCCGATAGTTTGTAGCCGCCCGAAACGAATATTTGCGTTTTAATAAGGTCAATTCCGGTAACCATTTCAGTAACGGTATGCTCAACCTGTATTCTTGGGTTTACTTCAATAAAAAAAACATTGTCATTTTTGTCAACTAAAAATTCAACCGTTCCCACGTTATTGTAATTTACCTCTGTGGCTATCTTAACGGCATATTTATAAAGTTCATCCTTTACTTTCTGCGAAACATTAAAAGATGGAGCAATTTCTACTACTTTTTGATGTCTCCGCTGAACTGAACAATCGCGCTCAAATAAATGTCGGATATTGCCGTGATTATCTGCTACAATTTGGACTTCCAAGTGTTTTGGGTCTTCCACATATTTTTCCAAAAACATGGTATCGTCGCCAAATGCATTCAACGATTCACTACGAGCAGATTCAAAATTGTTGGTAAGGTCTTCGTCATTTCTTATTACGCGCATTCCTCGTCCGCCACCGCCGGAGGCAGCTTTTAGCATCAATGGATAACCAATTGTATGCGCTTCGGAAATAGCAATCTTTAAAGACGTAAGTTTTTTTGTATTACTTTTAATAATGGGAACCCCACATTTTTCAGCGATTTTTTTAGCCGTTATTTTGTCGCCCAGAGCATCCATTACTTCCGGATCAGGACCTATAAAAATAATTCCATTTTTTGCACAGTTTCTTGCAAACTCCGAGTTTTCTGAGAGAAATCCGTAGCCGGGATGAATGGCATCTACATTTTTTGCTTTAGCAATCGCAATGATGGCATCCCCATCCAAGTATGGCTTTAATGGATCATTGTTTTCTCCAATTTGATAAGACTCGTCGGCCTTATAGCGGTGTTGTGAATACCGATCTTCGTGGGTGTAAATGGCCACTGTGGTTAAGTTTATTTCCGCACAGGCCCGCAAAATTCGGATCGCAATTTCGCCGCGATTGGCAACAAGAACTTTTTTGATTTTCATCATGGAAAACAGTCGGTTAGAATTTAAAAACAGTGGTAAAGATAGGGAACCCCCTTGCAGAGGAAATTAAATTTTTGAAAATTTTAAAAAAAATTAATTTTTCTCCATTTCTATTCCTCTTTTTTTGATAATCTGAGACAAAATTTACTGGAATGGAGACCTTTGCTTTTTTGAACGAGGGATTAAAAAAATAGAATTATGATCTTAATTTTTCCTTGATAATGTATGGATTTTCATTTTTATAATTCCTTGTAACATAGTCTAGGGCACTCGATAAAATCCTACCCATATTTGTCGCTTTTTTAAAATTTACATCTCCGGTAAGTTTAAAGAGAGACATCTTTAACTGCTTCACTTTTTCAGGAGGGGCAATAACGTCGTGCCGCATACAATTCATTAATCGTCTTAATCTTTTTTTCTCGCTTGTAGCACGCTTGGCCAAAAGTGATCTTTCTTCATTTTTATATTGATCTATAGATTCTTGACGAAGAAGGTCCAGCGTCATTTCTACCAATTTGTTGTTCTCTTTTAAAAACTGTGGTTTATAAACTTTTATATTTCCTTCATAACATTGTTGGTCGAAATCGATAGCGCGAATTCTGTATTGAATCCGATCGAAGTCATGGGTAAGAACAATTACGTAATTATAAGATCGCATATCGCCCAAAAGCCTAATAAAACATCGTTCATTGAATTTTACAAACTCTTTTACCACCTGCATTTTATCCTGGTCGCTGCATTTATCCAAATGATTCTCTATAAAATCATCTCCAGGAATACCTATAATATGCTCTTCTATTAAAGTGTTTTTATGAACTAAAAAATTCACGCTGTTTGGAGAGAGAATACTTTCCAGTTCTAGTCCATAAATACGCGAGGCATCGGCGGTTTTTATATACATATACGTATAGTTATCATTCAGTATATTCCGAACTTTTACACGGAAAGGTTTTGAGTTTCCGAACGTGCAAAAATCTACACTGTCAATATTGAGATAAGGCAAAATAACGTCGCTTCCATCAGATAACAAAAGTGAATAGATCTTCTTTAAACTGTGGTTTATTTCTTCGGTTTCAAATTCTGAATAGTAAACGCTGACCCATAAGGTGTCT includes:
- the rpsB gene encoding 30S ribosomal protein S2, producing the protein MANKVEVKNLLDAGVHFGHLTRKWNPNMAPYIYMERNGIHIINLYKTAAKIEEANEALKKIAASGRKILFVATKKQAKDIVAEKAKAANMPYITERWPGGMLTNFVTIRKAVKKMSSIDRMKQDGTFNTLSKKERLAVDRLRAKLEKNLGSISDMSRLPAALFIVDTTREHIAVAEALKLNIPIFAMVDTNSDPRVIDYVIPSNDDASKSVEAIMSLVSEAIIEGLSERKSGGTEDDEDEEKMEKAAKRERSGKPAKKEKPEVPSTDKEDVEAMEEAKQPVRLKSKKEVLNEEE
- the rpsI gene encoding 30S ribosomal protein S9, with the translated sequence METIHKIGRRKTAVARVYLKEGNGTITINKRELENYFPTGTLQYKVKQPLTLTDNEKTFDISVNVFGGGITGQAEAIRLAISRAMCTLNDENRGILKPEGLLTRDPRMVERKKFGQKKARKKFQFSKR
- the rplM gene encoding 50S ribosomal protein L13, coding for MDTLSYKTVSANKNTVVKEWLVVDADGQALGRLAAEVAVLLRGKHKPSFTPHVDCGDNVIVINAGKVDLSGNKWDDKTYIRHTGYPGGQRSLTAAEMYKKDPARLIEKAVKGMLPKNKLGAELFRNLKVYADANHGQEAQKPRTIKLNYGK
- a CDS encoding pyruvate carboxylase; the protein is MKIKKVLVANRGEIAIRILRACAEINLTTVAIYTHEDRYSQHRYKADESYQIGENNDPLKPYLDGDAIIAIAKAKNVDAIHPGYGFLSENSEFARNCAKNGIIFIGPDPEVMDALGDKITAKKIAEKCGVPIIKSNTKKLTSLKIAISEAHTIGYPLMLKAASGGGGRGMRVIRNDEDLTNNFESARSESLNAFGDDTMFLEKYVEDPKHLEVQIVADNHGNIRHLFERDCSVQRRHQKVVEIAPSFNVSQKVKDELYKYAVKIATEVNYNNVGTVEFLVDKNDNVFFIEVNPRIQVEHTVTEMVTGIDLIKTQIFVSGGYKLSDKQIKIYDQDSIFTHGFAMQCRLTTEDPENNFTPDYGTITTYRSASGMGIRLDAGSIYQSYSVSPFFDSMLVKVSASGRTLDGAVRKMTRALREFRIRGVKTNIHFLQNVIQHKTFIEGKATVNFIANTPSLFEIKLPQDRTSKVVNYLGEVIVNGNPDVKKYDKNKVFRTPKIPKFDSSAAYPKGTKDLLTELGPEKFSQWLLNERKIHYTDTTIRDAHQSLLATRMRTYDMIEVAESFAKNHPNTFSIEMWGGATFDVCLRFLNESPWTRLRELRERIPNILFQMLLRGSNAVGYKAYPDNLIEKFVEKSWENGIDIFRIFDSLNWVKAMEPSINYVRNKTGGLAEAAISYTGDILDPKETKYTLKYYTQLAKDLENAGAHIICIKDMAGLLKPYAAGELVSALKDTLNIPVHLHTHDTSSIQSATYLKAIEAGVDVVDVALGGMSGLTSQPNFNSIVEMMRNHEREHEFNITKLNEFSNYWEDVREKYYPFESGLKSGTAEVYQHEIPGGQYSNLRPQSEALGLGDRFDEVKKMYGLVNEMFGNLIKVTPSSKVVGDMAIFMVTNNLQPEDIMQRGESLSFPESVISFFKGDLGQPLCGFPEELQKIILKNIPPYTDRPNAHLEPIDFDAEVSAFNKKFQKNFSRSLEFEDFLSYSLYPRVFEDAHEKYKLYGNTAILSTENFFYGMKPQEEATIELEPGKSILVKLLSIGIPNENGIRIVFFSVNGENRFVEIKDKSILVQKEVNVRADENDSNQYGAPLQGSLYKVLVKKGQKIHKNDSLFIIEAMKMETTITANKSGTVKSVTLKPGTMVMKGDLVLTLE